The Akkermansia sp. RCC_12PD genome contains the following window.
CGCTCAGAATGCTTTTAGAGCAGAATGGAAATGATTCCTTCGTCCGCAAAGCCTCTTTTGTGGACTTCGGAGAATCTCAAATAACCCCAATCTCCTCAACCGCTCCCGGACTATTGCCGAAGCAGCTTGTCGGAGAAGATAAGAGTTGTCTTTATATTTCCTATCCGGAAGAAGAATACCTTCTGGCACTCGAACTTAAGCAAAAACTGGAAGCTGCCGGGTGTGGCCCGGTGTATGTTCCTAATTACGAGAAAAGAGAATTGGATAAGGAAGCCATGCATTACAGCTATTCCTGTCTCTTTCTATGTACTGAAAAAACTTGTGATTCCGAGCGTATGCGTAAAGATAGCCAATGGGCTTTGGAAACGTCCAGCAAGCTGGAGAGAATTAATACGTACAATATTATTAAATTGTTGGTAAGAAAGGCTGACAATCCTGAAAAATGTTCTCCTGAAATATTGAAAAACTGCCGCACGTGCAATGCTCTTCTTGAACAGAACAGTTCTGATGCCGTTGGCTGCGCGGTCCAGCAACTTAAAGATATGCTGTGCAGCGGATTGGTATAATTTACACTCATTATTCCATTATGCCTGAAAACATTGATGCAAAAAGATATATAGATAAAAAGGAACGATATTCACATACCCTCAGAGAGCGTTTTGACAAGAGGGAAATTCCGTCTTTTCAAGAGTTGTTTTCCCATTCGCAAAGTGCTCCCCTGAATCACGAACAAAAAAAAGGAAAGGATATTATTCAATTCAGTTTTTTTATTACTACGCGCGAAGGGGATATCATGCTGATCGAACGTTCGGATAAAAGCCATGTCATCACGCGCGGCTTGAGTCTGCTGGTTTCCTGGTCACCGGCCGTGTCCGTGTTTCCCTCGGGAAATAGCTGGCCCAGTGATCAGGAAGACCTGTTCTTTATTTTTCATAAGGAAATTACATCAGAGCTGCTAAAAAAACCGGAATTGAAATATACGGGCTTTGCACGCAATGACATGGATTCCGAAAGAACTTATTATTTTCATATTTTTGAAGCCCATTATCCTTGTTCATCATTTGAATTTAAAAAAATGGTTTCCAATATGGGAAGGAAAAATTTGTTCATCAAAGACAAAGATATTTTTGTAGATATCCTGTCACTGGAAAATTTGAAAAACAAATATGTCATTACAAATGATGTAGATTCTGCCTTATTGGACTTTATTCATAGAAAGAGATTAAAAGAAGTATATATGTCCGGAGAGAATTGTATTCTTCTACCTGGCTCATTTTTAAAGAATTGAAAAAGTTTGATCAAGGTTTTTTCCACATGAAATTTATAAAAAAATGTATTTCCAAGCCACTGGACACATCATCCGTGCAAATTTCAGATGATCTCAGGGAATTAATTGAGTTGATTGCGGAGAACACCCATAACGTATGGGCTGAAGAACGTTTGCGGCAAGGATGGAAGTTGAGACCTTGCCGGGATGAACAACTTAAAACCCATCCTTGCCTCATTCCTTCTGAAGACCTCCCGGAGAAAGAAAAGATTTTTGACAGACGAATAGTTTCGGAAGTGATAAAACTTATTCAGGTATCAGGATTTTCAATTAAACGTTATTAATGATAGAATTGATTTATTATTATGGATAATAGTTTTTATATTTTTTTTACTGCTATTCTGGCAGTATCCATAGTGGTATGGAGATTTTTTCCTAAATTTAAATTTTTCATATGGATATCAAAAGGCTCCCTTACCCAAATAGGTGTCCTGATATTAATTATTATATTGATAGGAATATCGTTTCATTTATTAGATTCTTACGGCCATGGGTATGGTGTTGGAAATTATACATCTGCCTCGCCGGTTAAGCATTTTTTTAACTCTGTATCACCAGAGGCATTATATTTGTTCAAAAATAATTTATATATGCATTTTATGGCCGCGTTCACAGGGTATATCCTTTTATCCGGATTATTCATAACTACCTTTGTCAGTATATTTCATCAAAAGCAGGAACTTCACGACCTTGGAAAAATTGAGTATAAAAATGTAAATGACCATTATGTGATCATCGGGGGAAGATTTTTAGTAGGAAGTATTATTCGACAATTACGCAACCACCCGCTACCTCGTAATAAAAATTGCTGTTTATTACAGAAGATATACGAGAAAAAGCCTTATATTATGTTATTAACTTCAGAACATGTTCCCACTCTTAAGGAGCGTTTGCGAGCCCAGCTGTCTAAAGACCAATTTTCTAAAGTAATTTTTATTCATGGCGGCCAGAATTGCAAAGAGGATATTAAAAAACTGAATTTGAAAACATGCCGGGAGATTTATGTTCTGGGTGAAAATAATGATATTGACCGGGATGGTAAAAATATTAACACCGCTTATCTTATCTCCCAATTATTTGAAGATTGTGTGAAGAGCCAACCTAAAAAGACTGTCTGTAAAGTCATGTTTGACAAACATTCCACTTATGAATTGTTTCAGAGAGGATTAGGGGGTTCTCTTGCCAATATTAACTTTGAACCTTTTTGTTTTTATAAGGATTGGGTAGAGAAAATTTTTGCCTCAAATGTAAATAATTCTTTTGGTATCAAATATTTTCCTTTAGATCGTGTTCCCATTGTAAAAGATTCTAAAAAATTTGTTCATTTAATCATTATAGGTATGTCAAAAATGGGCATTACGATGGCTGAAGAAGCCGCGCATTTCGCTCATTTTCCTAATTTTTCATCTCAACAAATAAAGACCAGGATTACTTTAATTGACAAGCGGGCTTCAGAAGAACTGCGTCAATTCCGTAATAGCCGAACAGGACTTTTTCGTGAGGTTTCTTATCAGCTTGAAATTATTTCGGAGAATAAACCTGTGAAATTTGAATTTACTCCGCAAAGAAATAATTTGTTTACTGATATCTTTTTTAATTTTATCCAGGGAGATATCTTAAGTTCTTCTGTGCGCAAACGCATAAAGGACTTTGTTAGTGATGAAAATGCCATTGTTACGATTGCCGTGTGTATTCCCAACCCAGCAGATGCTCTGAATATAGGGTTGAATCTTCCTTCTTGCGTTTATGATTCTTGTCGCAGCAAGCACACAGTGCCCGTTTTGGTTCAGCAGGAGACTGTAGAAAGTGTTTTATCCGTGAATGAACATCATATCCCGACGAAGTGTTACCAACCTTATAAAAATGTTTTTCCTTTCGGCATGTTGGATGAGGTAACAGGTATTGTTTGTGATAATGACCGTGGAGCACAAATTGTGAATTATATTTATTCATTTGCTTCTGAATGGATTTGGAAAAATGAGGATTTTTTAGAGGAAAACAAGGAGTATCTCGATTGGATTATTAATTCCATACTTAGTGAGAGAGACAAGGTGGAAAACGGTATGAAGGAATACTTAAAAAATAAGGCGGAAAAAGATTGGGAGGAAATGAATATAAAAAATAAGTTTTCCAATAGATATAGTGCAGCCTCCGTAGAAATTAAGCTTCGAAGTGTGAAGATATCCCCTGAGTGTTTTCGTCAAAGCAGGGCATTCTGTGAACAATGGCATACCGTTCTAAAGGATAATGCAAATATATTGGCTTCAACGGAACATAACCGTTGGAACATGGAAAAATTATTACTGGGGTTTGTTCCAACATCTGACACGGAACATATGAATTGTCAAAGAGATTATAGTTGTAGAAATTTTTATAAGAACCGTTATGCAATTCATGATGCTATTAGGCCGTTTCACGAGCTGGGAATAAAAGATAGAGTTTACGATTATTTCTTTGTACTTTACTGTTATCTTATCTGTTTACCTGGCGATGAATAGTATACAGACCCATTGGAGAATGATTTATCAGGAAAAGAAAAAGCCCTTGCAGATTGTTTTATTCTGCAAGGGCTTAAGAAATGGGAAATTTTGGTCGAGCTGACAGGATTCGAACCTGCGACCTCTTCGGCCGGAACGAAGAGAATTCAATTTTTGGCTATTGATAATCAATGGTTGCGTTTCTTGTGCCCCTTTCATACCCTTTATTTTCCGCTTGATTATCGTGTCGTTTTTAACCTTTTCCCTCACCTTCCGAATGAGGATTGGGCTACGTGTTAAACGTGTTGGTAGGTTCAGGGAACGCTGCCAGAATACCGGAAGGCTGATAGTTCAGTCTTTCAAAGAAGTAAACAACAAACAATAGCAATGAATAATTATATTCCTTTAAAAAAGCAGTTGTTCCTGTTTGTATCTATGATGGTAGTAAACCTCTTATTGACAAAAAACTTGGTGTAGAAGCCACGGATTGCCGCTTTGACGGTTCGGAGTGCGGACACTCTTTCTCCCCGGAGCTCCGGAAATGTTCATTAAGGTGGAAGAGGACGGCCTTTACTATTTTGGTCTGGAAGCCGACGACAAGGGGTTCCTCAAAATCGCGGGCGAGGAAGTCTGTGTCAAAGACGGAATTCCACCCCACGGACGTTTGGAACTGGACACCTGGTCAAAAAACCTGAAAGCAGGTTATTACAAGGTCCAACTCCTGTGCATCAATGAGGAATATTCTCCCACCAGTGGCAATGCTATCGCCTTCAATGTGACGATGGACAAGAAACCCATCAAGGAAGGAAATTATTCCGGCGATTCGACGATGAAGCGTACCTTCACCGCATCCTCGAAGATGAAATTGTGGACTATCGTGAAAGAGGCCACCATCACCTGTGAAGAATCCAAGGAGGTGGAAATCGGATTTGACGAAAAGGCTCCGACTATTTCAAACGAAGCAAGAGATTGTATAATCACGCCTATTATGCCCAGAGTTTTTGTGACGCCATGCAAGGATGAAGTAGCCGATGTCTGTAGGCTCCGGGTTGCCCACGTTTCCTGTGGCACCGAGGTTTTGATTCGCACGGGAGGTTATCAGGATGCTCTTGCCAATCCGCCAACCACGGAAGTGGAAGCCATTATCGCAGTCGAGTGCATGAACAGAGAACAGGCCAGGGGTGGTGCTTTAGGTTGGAGCACCAGGGAAGCTTCTATGGCCCATGAAGAGCACCACCGCCAGCGGTGGAGGGAAGCGTACCAGTTGTACTGGAAACATTTAAAGGTTCAGGAAGAACTGGAAAAGGAAAACGTCTCCTGCAAGGAATATCCGGACATGGACCAGGCACTGGAAGCGATGAAGAAAACCGTTGCCGATTGGGAGAAGAAATTCTTTAACACGACTTCGGAATATGTTCGCAAACTTCCTGACGATGCGAACAGCCGTCCTTATTGCGCCGCACAAAAAGTATTGAACGAAGCGACTGGAAGCATTATTGCTTTAGCGGATGCCAACGGATGGAGCCGGGTTCCCCGGAACGTCACGGTGCCGGGAGTAACGGAACCCGTGTGTTTCCTTCCCCCCGGTCAACGGTGAAGAAAACTGAACCTTTACCTATTAGGTCATGAACAAAGCCCGTTTTTTGCTCAATTTGCTGATCGGAACGTTGCTTTCCGGAGCCGCCCTGGGCGATCAGGCGGACAACGGCCTGGAATGCACTATCAAGATGGAAAGATCTTTCTTTGGCGTGAGAGACAGGCTGCGGGATTTCACGCTCGTTTAAGAGCCGGTCCGGCTTTATGATGATTTTTATCCCGAGCCGACATTAGGTCCGCATATCAAGATAGAACTCTGGAGCCAGCAAACAGGAAAAAAGAAGAAATTGGTTGGTTCGTATATAGGAGCCTATCATGTTAACAAGATGTTTCAGCACATCCGTTTTATTACCTTGAAGCCGGGATAGAAACATGAAGTACCCATTAGGGATGTTTACCTGCTGGTGGACTTTATCCCTGAGACGCTGCGTTTGTCCAAGGGGGAAATCTACTTGCTGGAAGTAGAGTTCACGGATGAGCGTGGCGAACCGGGAGTACGGAGAACATACAAGGGAAAGACAAAATTAATTACCAGACCTTGACGAATAATAGGAAAGCCGCTCATCCAATGTAAACGTTTTTTTGACCATATTGAGGACGGATCAGCGCAGCGTCCGCATTCTGAATGCTGGGCTGGGAAAATGGCCTTTCGCCATCATCCCATGGAATATCGGAAACTTGCCCCAGGCCAGGAATACAGCGTCACGATTCCGGTTTGTCTGGATAATGTCGAGTTGGAAGACCGGAAATAATGTTCTTGTGAACTGGAAACGCGCTACTATAATCAGCAGGGTAAGAATTGTTTCCTGGGGACTCTCCGGGCGGCGACTAAACTCGTGCTGTAATGAAAAAAATCTTCCAGATTTTAGGGCTTCTGGCCAGCCTGTCCCTCCATGATCCCGCATGGGGGGACAAGGCCGACAACGGAGTTGAATGTTCCGTGGTGATGGAAAAGACCTCGTTCGATCCAAGAGCAGCTTTTCCGGATTTCAAGCTGGTATTTGCCAACAAGGGAGAAAAGGCTGTGCGTCTTTTCGACGACTTCTATCCTCTCAAGGAACGCGGCCCGAATATCATCATCAAGATATGGAGTCAGGGAAACGGCAAGAAGGGAGAAAGGCCAACGGCATGGTATCTTCCCTCCTATCAAATGGAACGTGTTGCGGATCTTATGCGCTTTATTACCTTGAACCCCGGAGAGAAGCATGAAGTGCCCGTCAAGGATGCGTACCTGCTGCTGACCTATTTACAACCTCTGGCCAGCGGAAAAATATACGAACTGGAAGTACGTTTCCGGGACGAATATGGAGATCCGGGTGCCCGGAGGGAGTATGTGGGGAAAAAGGATTTTATCGTCATTGATCAAACCCCCAGGTGAATTTGAAAAATTACGGCAGCCCCGTTCGTGAAATATGAGCGGAGCTTTTTCATGGGAAGAGAGGTCATTCTCCAACCTTGGGGTTTTGGATGTGGCAGAGCGCTCCTGTGTCGGTATTGATTTTGGATTTCACAAAGTTGAGGACTTTGGCTCCAAGGGCGTTTTTCCCTCTGAATTTGTAAATGGCTTTAACGTCTATCCTTTCAGGCTAAACTTTTAGAATTTGGCTTATGTGATATTGTCCTCTTGCAGGAGGGTAAATTCCATCAACAGGGCGTTATTGATTCACCCCAGTAGACGGTCTGCACCTTCGTTTAGGCTATGGGGGAATAGGAATTTTGAGGTGTAAAATTGCTTGATGTTCAATTTTTAGGGCACAAAAAAGCCGCCCGGAGGCGGCTATTAAATTGGTCGAGCTGACAGGATTCGAACCTGCGACCTCTTCGTCCCGAACGAAGCGCGCTACCAGCCTGCGCTACAGCTCGTTGATGTGGTGCGGCGCAGTCTAAGGGCGGAAAGGCGGTTTGTCCAGTTTTTTTTGTTCGCGGCGGAACTTAATTGTGCTACGGTTCAGGGGCTATGATGGATATGCTGGTGCGGCTGTATGATTTGCCCGATATTGATGATGAAGTGCAGGTCTTGAAGGAGCGGGGCATCCTGATACGGCGCCCCGGCGCTTATGAACGGCATCTGGTTGCGGATTGGGTGGGGCGCCATTTTTCCCCCAAGTGGGTGAGTGAGACGAAGACGGCTTTTGCACGGCAGCCCATTTCCTGCTTTATTGCTACGAGGGAGAAGCAAATGATTGGGTTTGCCTGTTACGACGTGACGGCCCGGGGTTTCCTGGGGCCGATGGGCGTCGGGGAAGAGGCCCGGAAGAGCGGTGTGGGGCGGGTGTTGCTGGTTTCCGCCCTGCGCGGTTTGAGGGACATGGGGCACGCGTATGGGATTATCGGCGGTGTGGGGCCTGCCGACTTTTATGCCCGGACGGTGGGCGCTGTTCCCATTGAAGGGAGTTCCCCCGGCATTTACGTGGATATTTTGCCGGAACCGCAGGCGTGAAATTTTGATCTGCGCATCGTTTCCGTTTTGTTTTTTTGAATGGCTTCGGAATCGTCCGCTATCCGGAAAGGAAAAAGAAAGGTGCGGGGATCGGGTGGAAGAGTGGAGGCGTTTCCATCAGGTTGAAAGCAGGGGTAGGGAACGGATTCAGGAGAATCCTGCACCGGAGGGCGTTGGGCCGGCCCGGAGGGAGTAGAAATATGCATCATGTGCATAAAAAACACCCCGCCATTTTTATTTGCGGGGTGTCTGGCTGAGTGCCGGGAGGGCATTCCATGTGCACGCCTTTTGGGAATAGGCTGTTATTTGTCCTGTTTGTAGCCTACCGGGTGGCAGAGCATGACGGTTTGCGGGGCTTTGAGTTTCAGCGCCGCTTGCAGAGCGTTCTTGTCCATGCTGCCTTTCGGGTAGGTTGCCAGGCCCGTGCCGGAGCAGAAGAGGGAGATGTTCTGGGAGACGATTCCCGCATCCATCGCCGCCCAGGGTTCGGCCGTGTCCGTTACCAGGATGAGGCAGACGGGCGCATCGGCCGGCCGGGCGTCTCCATCGCTGACGGGCACCAGGGCATGCGCCTTGTGGTCGTACAGATAGGAGGCGTCCTTGGTGCATACATAGATTTTGACGTCCTGCCGGTTCATGGCGGATGGAGCCGTGCGCTTTCCGGTGTCGGCCCGGTTGATGCCGTTGGCCGCCCAGACAAGGTCGGAGAGGTCTTTCTGGGAGAGCATTTTATCCGAGCAGCTGCGGATGGATTGCCTGTCCGACAGGGCTTTCATGACTGCGGAGCCGCGCGTCAGGTCCGGCTGGTCCAGTTTGATAGTTTCCGCCGCCTGGAGCAGGGCGGTTCCGGCCAGTCCCAGGGAAACAATGAGAGGAAGGAGGTGTTTTTTCATGTTACGGAAGTGCAGGGGTTATGGAATGGAGGGAAGAATTTCCCCATTGCGGGAATTTAACATGGGAACATGTCCTCTCAAGGCTTTTCTGCGCCCTGTTGTTCAGGTACGTTTCCACAGGGAAGGAAATGCGGAGGGAAGGTCTTCATGCCAACCGAGAGTTTTTTCAAGAAAAGCCTTGAGTTTTTATGGAGAACTGCTATTGAAAGCGACCGATTTTTCGCCCGGCGGGGGAAGGCGCCCCGATTGCCCGCCGGCCAACCAGGGGCCATGAGAAAAATCGCCAATACTAACTCATCAACCATTTAAATGAGCACAACTGAACTGGCGGAGCTGATTGACAGCAAGTTCCGCGAATTACGAGAAGGTTCCATCGTTACCGGAACCATCCAGGAAATCCGTCCCCAAGTCGTCTTGGTGGACATCGGCTACAAGTCCGAAGGCGCTATTTCCATTTCCGAGTTTGAAGACGAGGAGATCGAAGTAGGGGACCAGATCGAGGTCCTTCTGGAACGCCTCGAAAACGACGAAGGTATCGTCGTCCTTTCCAAGGAAAAGGCCGCCCATAAGCAGAATTGGGACAAGATCGTGGGCGTGTACCGCGACGGCGGCCTGGTCAAGGGCAAAGTGAAGAGCGTCGTCAAGGGCGGCCTGATGGTCAACGTTGGCGTGGAAGCCTTCCTTCCCGGTTCCCAGGTGGATATCATTCCTCCGCGCGACCTGAACGAGTATGTGGGCAAGGTTTACGAGTTCAAGATCGTCAAGGTGAACGACGACCGCAAGAATATCGTTCTTTCCCGCCGCGAGGTGATCGAAGCCGAACGCGCCGACCAGCGCCAGCGCTTCCTTGAAACCGTCAAGGAAGGCGACAAGGTGGAAGGCCTCGTGAAGAATATTACTGACTTCGGCGCTTTCGTGGACCTCCGCGGCATGGACGGCCTGCTCCACATTACGGACATGAGCTGGGGCCGCGTGAACCATCCGAGCGAAATGCTCCACATCGGCCAGTCCCTGGAAGTCGTGATTCTGGAAGTGGACCGCGACAAGGAACGCGTTTCCCTGGGCCTGAAACAGATGACGGACAATCCCTGGGCGGACATCGAACGCAAGTACCCGATCAATTCCCAAGTCAAGGGCCGCGTGACCAAGCTCCTGCCGTACGGCGCCTTCGTGGAGCTGGAAAAAGGCGTGGAAGGCCTTGTTCACGTTTCCGAACTGTCCTGGGTCAAGAGAATCACCCGTCCGAGCGACGTACTGAAGCTGGACCAGGAGATCGAAGCCGTTGTGCTTTCCATTTCCGTCAAGGAACAGAAGATCTCCCTCGGCGTCCGTCAGCTGGAAGACAATCCCTGGGCGGATATCGAATCCCGCTTCCCGATCGGCACCGTTATCAAGGGCCAGGTCCGCAACCTTACTCCCTACGGTGCCTTTGTGGGCCTGGAAGAAGGCATCGATGGCATGATCCACGTGTCCGACATGAGCTGGACCCGCAAGATCAACCACCCCTCCGAAGTGCTCAAGAAGGGCGACGAAGTGGAAGCCATCGTTCTGGAAATCAAGAAGGAAGACCAGCGCGTCTCCCTTGGCATCAAGCAGCTTGAGTCCGATCCGTGGGAATCCATCAACGACCGCTTCAAGGTGGGCGACATGGTGAGCGGCCAGGTGGCCAAGATCGCCAGCTTCGGCGCCTTTGTGAATCTGGACGGCGACATCGACGGCCTGATCCACATTTCCCAGCTGAGCGAAGACCATGTGGAACGCGTGAAGGACGTGATCAAGGTGGGTGATGAAATCACCGCCCGCGTGATCAAGGTGGACAGCATCGAACGCCGTATCGGCCTTTCCATCAAGGCCGTCAATTACGACACCGAACAGCTCCGCCGTGAAACCGCTTCCTTTGAAGCCCTTCGCCCGAGCAGCGACATGGTCGGTCTGGAACACGCCTTCAATCTGGCTACCCGTGAAAACGAAGAATGGAGCCCCTCTGAAGAGAAATAAGCTTCACTTCGTTTTACACTGATTGATTTGGCCGCCGCGGATGTTCTGTCCGCGGCGGTTTTTTTTCTAATTCTAAATAAGGCTGGAAAAAATCTTGAGTTAGTTCCGACTAAGGGGTTAACTAATTTCTCACACCATGCTGGAACTTACCAAGAGCAATGAGGATTACCTGGAGGCCATCGGCCTGCTGTCTGAAAAGAACGGCACAGCCCAGGTGCGGGATATTGCGGAAATGCTCAAGGTGAAGATGCCTTCCGTGACTTCCGCCGTGAAGCAGCTGGCGGACATGGGCCTGGTGGAATACACGCAGTATGCCCCCGTCAAGCTGACTCCGCAGGGGCGCAGAATAGCGGGCAAGATCATCGTCAGCCACGGCATTTTGTTTGATTTCCTGCGTGAAGAACTCGCCCTGTCGGAGGAACGGGCCAATGAGGTTGCCTGCCAGATTGAGCACATCATGACTTTTGAGGAGATTGAACGGCTCAAGTCCTGCCGTATTCGCCCGTTTGCGGACGGTGTGGAAAACGGAGGCAGATAGGGTGTCTTGATCCGGGGGGGACTGCAAGGTTCGCGTCCTTGTAAAGGAGACTGGGAATTCCGTTTTTGTGGAGGACGATTTCTGTTTTCCACGGCGGGATTTTACGAGTTACGGAAGGCGAGTAAGAAAAATTTTCTTCTCCCGGGTTTCAGGGGAGTTTTTTTGCCATGAAAGTCGGGAGCTTTTCCGTCCCGGGTTCCGGGAGTGCGGGAATGGAAGGAAGTATTGGAGGGGCAGGGCTGGTTCCTGTGTGGCCATTTGCCGGCTCATGGCGCGATGATTTGAAGGCACGGCATTTTGCCCTTTTCCGCTTGTCTGATTCATGGTAGGTTCCCGCGCATGGATCCCCATATCGCTGCAGATCTCTCGGCGCTCGACACGGCTGCTTTGCACAGCCGTCTTTCCGAGCTCGGGAGCTATCTTTGACCTGGACGGCATACAAAAACGAGTAGCCGAGTTGGACGAACGCATGAGCGCCCCGGATTTTTGGGATGACCAGAACGCCGCGCGGGCGCTGATGGCGGAAGTGAATCCCCTGAAGCACAGGATGGAGGCGTTTTCCTCCCTGAAGTCGCGCCTGGAAGATATAGACGCCACGATTGAACTGGCCCAGGAGGCGGACGACGACGACCTGGGACGTGAGGCTGTGGAAGAGTTCGGAAAATGGGAGAAGTCCCTGGCCGATTTTGAGCTGCTGACCCTGCTGAATTCTCCGCAGGACCAGGCTTCCTGTTATTTGACGATTCATGCCGGAGCCGGCGGCACGGAGGCCTGCGACTGGGCATCCATGCTGCTGCGCATGTATATGCGCTGGTGCGAACGCCGCGGCTTTACGGTGACTTATCTGGAAAGTACGGACGGCGACGATGCCGGCATCCGTTCCGTGACCGTGAAGGTGGACGGGGAGTATGCCTACGGTTATTTGAAGAACGAGCGCGGCATTCACCGCCTGGTGCGCATTTCTCCCTTTGATTCCGCCGGAAAGAGGCACACTTCCTTTGCGTCCCTGGACGCTACTCCGGAGGTTTCCGATTCCATCAACATTGAGATTCTGGACAAGGATTTGAAGGTGGATACCTACCGTTCCGGCGGCAAGGGCGGCCAGAACGTGAACAAGGTGGAAACCGCCGTGCGCATCACGCACATTCCTTCCGGAGTGATCGTGGCCTGCCAGAATGAACGCAGCCAGTTGCGTAACAAGGAAGAGGCCATGAATATGCTGCGCGCCAAGCTGTACCAGATTGAGGAAGACAAGAAGCAGGCTGAGGCGGACCGTCAGTACAGTGAGAAGGGGGACATCGGCTGGGGTAACCAGATCCGGTCCTATGTCTTCCAGCCTTACCAGATGGTGAAGGACCTGCGCACGGGCGTGGAGTCCGGCAACATTCAGGACGTGATGGACGGCAACCTGGACCCCTTTATTGAGGCCATGCTGCGCGGCCACAAGCGCGACCGCTGACATTTTCCTTTTATGTCTGCCGCTCTGACCATAGACGTTCTTTCCCTGTTTCCGGAGATGGTGGAAGCCCCCCTGGCGGGGAGCATCCTCGGCAAGGCCCGTGAAAAGGGCCTTGTGGAGGTGCGCTGCCACAATATCAGGGACTGGACGAAGGACAGGCACCGCAAGACGGACGATTATCTTTGCGGAGGCGGACAGGGCATGCTGCTGAAGCCGGAACCTATTTTCGCCGCCGTGGAGGAACTCA
Protein-coding sequences here:
- a CDS encoding metal-dependent transcriptional regulator, with the protein product MLELTKSNEDYLEAIGLLSEKNGTAQVRDIAEMLKVKMPSVTSAVKQLADMGLVEYTQYAPVKLTPQGRRIAGKIIVSHGILFDFLREELALSEERANEVACQIEHIMTFEEIERLKSCRIRPFADGVENGGR
- a CDS encoding GNAT family N-acetyltransferase yields the protein MMDMLVRLYDLPDIDDEVQVLKERGILIRRPGAYERHLVADWVGRHFSPKWVSETKTAFARQPISCFIATREKQMIGFACYDVTARGFLGPMGVGEEARKSGVGRVLLVSALRGLRDMGHAYGIIGGVGPADFYARTVGAVPIEGSSPGIYVDILPEPQA
- the prfB gene encoding peptide chain release factor 2 (programmed frameshift); the protein is MDPHIAADLSALDTAALHSRLSELGSYLDLDGIQKRVAELDERMSAPDFWDDQNAARALMAEVNPLKHRMEAFSSLKSRLEDIDATIELAQEADDDDLGREAVEEFGKWEKSLADFELLTLLNSPQDQASCYLTIHAGAGGTEACDWASMLLRMYMRWCERRGFTVTYLESTDGDDAGIRSVTVKVDGEYAYGYLKNERGIHRLVRISPFDSAGKRHTSFASLDATPEVSDSINIEILDKDLKVDTYRSGGKGGQNVNKVETAVRITHIPSGVIVACQNERSQLRNKEEAMNMLRAKLYQIEEDKKQAEADRQYSEKGDIGWGNQIRSYVFQPYQMVKDLRTGVESGNIQDVMDGNLDPFIEAMLRGHKRDR
- a CDS encoding RyR domain-containing protein, producing the protein MKFIKKCISKPLDTSSVQISDDLRELIELIAENTHNVWAEERLRQGWKLRPCRDEQLKTHPCLIPSEDLPEKEKIFDRRIVSEVIKLIQVSGFSIKRY
- a CDS encoding 30S ribosomal protein S1: MSTTELAELIDSKFRELREGSIVTGTIQEIRPQVVLVDIGYKSEGAISISEFEDEEIEVGDQIEVLLERLENDEGIVVLSKEKAAHKQNWDKIVGVYRDGGLVKGKVKSVVKGGLMVNVGVEAFLPGSQVDIIPPRDLNEYVGKVYEFKIVKVNDDRKNIVLSRREVIEAERADQRQRFLETVKEGDKVEGLVKNITDFGAFVDLRGMDGLLHITDMSWGRVNHPSEMLHIGQSLEVVILEVDRDKERVSLGLKQMTDNPWADIERKYPINSQVKGRVTKLLPYGAFVELEKGVEGLVHVSELSWVKRITRPSDVLKLDQEIEAVVLSISVKEQKISLGVRQLEDNPWADIESRFPIGTVIKGQVRNLTPYGAFVGLEEGIDGMIHVSDMSWTRKINHPSEVLKKGDEVEAIVLEIKKEDQRVSLGIKQLESDPWESINDRFKVGDMVSGQVAKIASFGAFVNLDGDIDGLIHISQLSEDHVERVKDVIKVGDEITARVIKVDSIERRIGLSIKAVNYDTEQLRRETASFEALRPSSDMVGLEHAFNLATRENEEWSPSEEK
- a CDS encoding SagB/ThcOx family dehydrogenase — protein: MKKHLLPLIVSLGLAGTALLQAAETIKLDQPDLTRGSAVMKALSDRQSIRSCSDKMLSQKDLSDLVWAANGINRADTGKRTAPSAMNRQDVKIYVCTKDASYLYDHKAHALVPVSDGDARPADAPVCLILVTDTAEPWAAMDAGIVSQNISLFCSGTGLATYPKGSMDKNALQAALKLKAPQTVMLCHPVGYKQDK